Proteins encoded within one genomic window of Brenneria nigrifluens DSM 30175 = ATCC 13028:
- the yrbN gene encoding protein YrbN has protein sequence MKMTENFLDELCRLAAIYEARVHD, from the coding sequence ATGAAAATGACTGAAAATTTTCTCGACGAGTTATGTAGACTGGCCGCCATTTATGAGGCACGTGTACATGACTGA
- the nlpI gene encoding lipoprotein NlpI: MKPFLRWCYVATALMLAGCSNTDWRKDAVLAIPLQPTLQQEVILARMEQILASRALTDDERAQLLYERGVLYDSLGLRALARNDFSQALAIRPDIPEVFNYLGIYLTQAGNFDAAYEAFDSVLELDPTYNYARLNRGIALYYGGRYLLAHDDLLAFYRDDPNDPFRSLWLYLVEREINPQTAELALQKRYDEAQRGPWGWNIVEFYLNAISEKVLMARLQEEATDNTSLAEHLSETDFYLGKHYLSLGDKNTASALFKLTVANNVHNFVEHRYALLELALLGQEQDDLSGSDQQ, encoded by the coding sequence ATGAAGCCTTTCTTGCGCTGGTGTTATGTTGCGACAGCACTCATGCTGGCAGGATGCAGCAACACGGATTGGCGTAAAGACGCGGTATTGGCAATTCCATTACAGCCTACTTTGCAGCAGGAAGTAATCCTGGCGCGCATGGAACAGATCCTTGCCAGCCGGGCATTAACCGATGATGAGCGAGCACAGCTATTATATGAGCGCGGAGTGCTGTATGATAGCCTCGGGTTGAGGGCGTTGGCGCGAAATGATTTTTCACAAGCGCTGGCGATTCGCCCTGATATTCCAGAGGTTTTTAACTATCTGGGTATCTATTTAACGCAGGCAGGCAATTTTGATGCTGCCTATGAAGCGTTTGATTCTGTACTAGAGCTTGATCCAACTTACAATTACGCGCGTTTAAACCGGGGCATCGCTTTGTACTATGGCGGTCGTTACCTGTTAGCGCATGATGATCTGCTGGCGTTTTATCGAGACGATCCAAATGATCCTTTCCGTTCGTTGTGGCTGTATCTGGTGGAGCGAGAAATCAATCCGCAGACGGCCGAATTAGCGTTGCAGAAACGCTATGACGAGGCGCAGAGAGGACCGTGGGGATGGAATATTGTCGAATTCTACCTGAACGCAATCAGCGAAAAAGTGCTGATGGCGCGTTTGCAGGAAGAAGCAACGGATAACACTTCGCTCGCTGAGCATCTCAGTGAAACTGACTTCTATTTAGGTAAGCACTACCTAAGTCTGGGGGACAAGAACACCGCTTCGGCGCTGTTCAAGCTGACGGTTGCCAACAATGTCCATAATTTTGTTGAGCACCGCTATGCATTGTTGGAATTGGCGCTATTAGGCCAAGAGCAAGACGACCTATCAGGATCGGACCAGCAATAG